Proteins found in one Hevea brasiliensis isolate MT/VB/25A 57/8 chromosome 18, ASM3005281v1, whole genome shotgun sequence genomic segment:
- the LOC131175894 gene encoding uncharacterized protein LOC131175894 — protein sequence MKHLFFHCLRVVQVWLHSPLNLCSTLINGDSMIDCWSEIATALSQFQANRDYLPLVAFLFWRLWKSRNMLTFENKQMQFQEVVAIAIHSLEEFQQAHKASQSLPTQSPRPLSNWSPPAPGCFKINFDVALAKHRNEGSIVAIIRDSSGQPLGWYCKKVSNLLSSLVLEALACKLAVQLAIDKVINDVIVEGDALVVIQGVQSQEPMLEIQGIIQDVAILTQSIQRISFTHASRVCKKAAHSLAQKSLHDLSFLYNPMMQVMFVRSLMPL from the coding sequence ATGAAGCACTTGTTCTTCCATTGCCTGAGAGTGGTTCAAGTCTGGTTGCACTCTCCTCTCAATTTGTGCTCGACTTTGATTAATGGGGATTCTATGATTGATTGTTGGTCAGAGATTGCAACTGCTTTATCTCAGTTTCAAGCTAATCGGGATTATCTTCCTTTGGTTGCTTTCTTGTTCTGGCGTTTATGGAAATCTAGAAACATGCTTACTTTTGAAAATAAGCAAATGCAATTCCAAGAAGTGGTTGCCATTGCAATTCATTCTTTGGAAGAGTTTCAACAAGCTCATAAAGCTTCTCAATCACTTCCCACTCAATCACCTCGGCCTTTATCCAATTGGTCCCCTCCTGCACCTGGTTGTTTCAAAATCAATTTTGATGTAGCTTTGGCAAAACACAGAAATGAAGGATCTATTGTAGCTATTATTAGAGATTCTTCTGGTCAGCCTTTGGGCTGGTACTGTAAGAAAGTATCCAATCTTCTTTCTTCCCTTGTTCTTGAAGCTTTAGCTTGCAAACTAGCGGTTCAGTTAGCAATTGATAAAGTAATCAATGATGTTATTGTTGAAGGGGATGCCTTGGTAGTAATTCAAGGTGTTCAGTCTCAAGAACCTATGCTGGAGATCCAAGGGATCATTCAGGATGTGGCCATTCTGACACAATCCATCCAGCGAATTAGCTTTACTCATGCTAGTAGAGTTTGCAAGAAGGCTGCTCATAGCCTTGCTCAAAAATCCTTGCATGATCTTTCCTTTTTATATAATCCCATGATGCAAGTGATGTTTGTAAGGTCATTGATGCCTCTTTAG
- the LOC110668588 gene encoding xyloglucan endotransglucosylase protein 1: protein MATCLLVSKVFLFAFFMGPFMVASTGNFNQEVDLTWGGDRAKIVDGGNVLSLILDKASGSGFQSKRDYLFGRIDMEIKLVAGNSAGTVTAYYLSSQGPYHDEIDFEFLGNLSGDPYTVHTNVFTQGNGNREQQFHLWFDPTKNFHLYSIVWNPQRIIFLVDNIPIRVYENEESIGIPFPKNQPMKLYSSLWNADQWATRGGLVKTDWSKAPFTAYYRNFNANACVWSSSGLPSCGLKGTDSPMSSHDWQTLGLDANGRRKLRWVQRYFMIYNYCTDFKRFPQGRPRECRRSRFF from the exons ATGGCTACTTGCTTATTAGTCTCAAAAGTGTTCTTGTTTGCTTTCTTTATGGGTCCTTTCATGGTTGCATCGACCGGTAATTTCAACCAAGAGGTAGACCTGACATGGGGTGGTGATCGTGCTAAGATTGTCGATGGAGGAAATGTTCTCTCTCTTATCCTTGACAAGGCATCAGGGTCTGGTTTCCAGTCTAAGAGAGACTATCTCTTTGGAAGAATTGACATGGAAATCAAGCTTGTTGCTGGAAATTCTGCGGGAACTGTTACTGCTTACTAT CTATCATCTCAAGGGCCTTACCACGATGAAATTGATTTTGAATTCTTGGGAAACCTTAGTGGAGACCCCTATACTGTTCATACTAACGTCTTTACACAAGGGAATGGAAATAGAGAGCAACAGTTCCACCTCTGGTTCGACCcaacaaaaaattttcacctctaCTCTATTGTATGGAACCCCCAACGCATCAT TTTCTTGGTAGACAACATCCCCATAAGGGTATACGAAAATGAAGAATCCATTGGAATTCCCTTCCCCAAGAACCAGCCCATGAAACTTTACTCTAGCCTCTGGAATGCTGATCAATGGGCGACAAGAGGAGGGCTTGTAAAAACAGATTGGTCTAAGGCTCCTTTCACTGCATACTACAGAAACTTCAATGCCAATGCATGCGTATGGAGTTCTTCAGGTCTGCCTTCTTGTGGCTTAAAGGGGACTGATAGCCCGATGAGTAGCCACGATTGGCAAACTCTAGGGTTGGATGCCAATGGTCGAAGAAAGCTTAGATGGGTGCAAAGGTATTTCATGATTTATAACTATTGCACCGATTTTAAGCGATTTCCTCAAGGTCGCCCACGTGAGTGCCGGCGTTCTAGGTTCTTTTAG
- the LOC110668582 gene encoding protein SRG1: MESSIETVNFGKSIIVPSVQKLAEESFLTIPPRYVRFDQDPPIISGQKSLLSSVPVIDLQRLAVGDSMDSELESLQSACREWGFFQVVNHGVSTDFLEGVKLEIESFFGLPYEQKKKLWQKPDNHEGFGQLFVVSEEQKLDWSDVFYITTLPFNLRKNDLFDKLPPKLRDSLETYASEMKKLALAILGHMAKALNMDAEEMKELFNDGVQSMRMNYYPPCPEPEKAIGFTPHSDAVALTILFQLNDTEGLQIRKEGKWVPVKPLPNAFIVNIGDIMEIVSNGIYGSIEHRATVNSTKERLSIATFYSSKLGSELGPAASLIGPHNPAKFKQVPLEKYFKEFFARKLNGKSYLDFMRIEDGENNT; encoded by the exons ATGGAATCATCAATAGAAACAGTAAACTTTGGAAAATCTATTATAGTACCTAGCGTTCAAAAGCTGGCCGAAGAATCCTTTCTCACGATCCCACCTCGCTATGTAAGGTTCGATCAGGACCCTCCAATTATTTCTGGTCAAAAGTCGTTGCTTTCGTCAGTTCCTGTCATAGATCTTCAAAGATTGGCCGTTGGAGATTCCATGGATTCGGAGTTGGAGAGCTTGCAGTCCGCTTGCAGAGAATGGGGTTTCTTCCAG GTTGTGAACCACGGAGTAAGCACTGATTTTCTGGAGGGAGTCAAGTTGGAAATTGAGAGTTTCTTCGGACTTCCATATGAACAGAAGAAGAAGCTGTGGCAGAAGCCAGACAACCATGAAGGTTTTGGGCAGCTGTTTGTGGTATCAGAGGAGCAGAAGCTAGATTGGTCAGACGTGTTCTACATTACCACTCTTCCTTTCAATCTCAGGAAGAATGACCTTTTTgacaaacttcctccaaagctcag AGATTCTTTGGAAACTTATGCTAGTGAAATGAAAAAGCTAGCTTTGGCAATTCTGGGTCACATGGCAAAAGCTTTAAATATGGATGCTGAGGAAATGAAAGAGCTATTCAATGATGGTGTTCAATCAATGAGAATGAATTACTATCCTCCATGCCCTGAACCAGAAAAGGCCATTGGTTTCACTCCTCATTCTGATGCTGTTGCTTTAACTATCCTGTTTCAGCTCAATGACACTGAAGGACTACAAATCCGAAAGGAAGGGAAATGGGTTCCTGTTAAACCACTTCCAAATGCTTTTATTGTCAATATTGGAGACATCATGGAG ATTGTGAGCAACGGTATTTATGGGAGCATCGAGCATAGGGCAACGGTGAATTCAACAAAGGAGAGGCTTTCCATTGCAACATTCTACAGTTCAAAGCTAGGCTCCGAGTTGGGCCCTGCAGCCAGCCTCATTGGCCCTCACAATCCAGCAAAATTTAAGCAAGTCCCATTGGAGAAGTACTTCAAGGAATTTTTTGCTCGGAAATTGAATGGCAAGTCATATCTTGACTTCATGAGAATAGAAGATGGAGAAAACAACACCTGA